Proteins encoded by one window of Engraulis encrasicolus isolate BLACKSEA-1 chromosome 23, IST_EnEncr_1.0, whole genome shotgun sequence:
- the LOC134440239 gene encoding uncharacterized protein LOC134440239, with translation MDIKVFDESRTEVDQEAFAYLMKQPDVHVLEIDIPEEGTSEDSVSSGSLADAEASSGSDDTVILTPSPRQLKQGEERRLAQMVEDILKGSPGGDKIMNEYARTKYLSDSRRRDLVKILVAHMTNEHGTSPPRHVKEDYALGIISLFPYLADPRSKLGYEHYYNAEDGSGYLAWRIKTLQKEASEGRVKRPRPSQAGGPSVDRDPCKEGNWLSDERQCQEAIALMKHTADESVVKEKMRLTLVYRQKILRDTDKSTDILSIFPRFMDIPGLIEQDFALLFGDSTSAKLMEKWSTNIKPKVIAQSRGLTQTADLQDLIQNALATEVEEDWCQHSGPFGGHHTECPAISTCSWTKEKYDPILLHCC, from the exons ATGGACATTaaagtctttgatgagtcaaggACCGAGGTTGATCAGGAAGCTTTTGCATACTTGATGAAGCAGCCAGATGTTCATGTCCTGGAAATTGATATCCCAGAGGAAGGAACATCTGAAG ATTCCGTTAGCTCAGGCTCCCTTGCTGATGCTGAGGCTAGTTCTGGATCTGATGACACTGTGATACTGACCCCTAGCCCAAGACAATTAAAACAAGGAGAGGAACGTCGTCTTGCCCAA ATGGTTGAAGACATCTTAAAAGGAAGCCCAGGAGGGGACAAGATCATGAATGAATATGCTCGGACAAAGTACCTGTCAGATAGCAGAAGGCGTGACCTGGTGAAGATATTGGTTGCTCATATGACAAATGAACATGG aaCAAGCCCACCTCGGCATGTGAAGGAAGACTACGCACTGGGTATCATCTCCCTCTTCCCCTATTTGGCTGACCCAAGGAGCAAGCTTGGCTAT GAACATTATTACAACGCAGAAGATGGAAGTGGCTATTTGGCTTGGAGAATTAAAACTCTGCAGAAAGAAGCATCAGAGGGACGAGTTAAACGTCCACGACCTTCACAAGCAG GTGGGCCATCTGTTGATAGAGATCCTTGCAAGGAAGGCAATTGGTTGAGCGATGAACGCCAGTGTCAGGAAGCAATTGCTCTGATGAAGCACACAGCTGATGAATCGGTGGTGAAGGAAAAGATGAGGTTGACCCTAGTCTATCGCCAGAAGATTCTGCGTGACACTGACAAATCCACTGATATCCTATCCATTTTTCCAAGATTCATGGACATACCAGGCCTG ATTGAGCAGGATTTTGCACTTCTCTTTGGTGACTCAACCTCTGCAAAGctgatggagaaatggtccaccaACATAAAACCAAAAGTCATTGCACAGAGCCGTGGCCTGACACAGACTGCGGATCTCCAAGACCTCATCCAGAATGCTCTTGCTACTGAAGTTGAAGAAG ACTGGTGCCAGCATTCAGGGCCATTTGGAGGGCATCACACAGAGTGTCCAGCCATATCTACTTGCAGTTGGACCAAAGAAAAGTATGATCCAATCTTACTTCATTGTTGTTGA